The DNA sequence AAAAAGTTTTTGATTTTTTCAAAAATATTAAGCCGGTAGAAATAGTTGATTCCCTTAATACTGCTGTTAAAAATGGATTGAGTGAAGCTTCAGACGGTGATATTGTATTGCTATCACCGGCTTGTGCAAGTTTTGATATGTTTAAAAATTATGAAGATCGCGGATTTCAATTTAAATCAATTGTGAATAGTATAGAATGAAGAATTTAGCTAGAATACTTATTGGTATTGTATTGTTTCTAATCGTACTTGGAGCAATAGTAATTTTCTCCGCAAGAGGATATACATTTTTTATTTCTCATATAGGAAAAGTTGTTTTCGCAACTGCTGCTTTTGTTTTATTTGCTGTAATTCCTTACAAGAATTATAAAAATATTAGTAAATATATGCTTGTTGGAATTATTCTAGCTCTAGTTTACACACTTTTCTCACCGGCAGTAAAAGGTGCATCAAGATGGATGAATTTGGGTTTTATGAGCTTTCAACCTTCTGAGTTTGCTAAAATATTTTTACTTATTCATTTGGCAGTACTTATTGAAAAAAAAGGCGATACAATAAAAGATTTTAACAATGGCTTAAAGTATATGCTGCTTTGGATCGGGGCTGTATGTCTTTTAATTTTTGTTCAGCCGAATGTTAGTACAACAATTATTGTTGCTTCAACTTCTTTTGTATTACTTTATGTTGCCGGGGCAAAAGTTTTACATTTAGGCGGAATAATTGGCGGTGTTGGAATAATTGGCGGTGTTGGTGCAATGGCATTTCCGCATTCTAGAGGAAGAATTTTAAGTTTCATCCATAGCATTACCGAAGGTGGAAGTATAAATCTGCAAGTTCTGCAGTCAAAAATTGCACTAGGCAGTGGCGGACTTTTTGGATTGGGAATTGGAAAGAGCAGACAAAGTGATTTATTCCTTCCGGAACCCCATAATGATTTTGTGTTTTCAGTCGTTGGCGAGGAACTTGGTTTTTTTGGTGCGTTAGCAATTTTATTCGCTTATATGGCAATATTTTTTGTTGGACTTTTAATTGCAAAAAAAGCAAAAGATGATTTTGGTCAGCTTTTGGCTTTTGGCATTTCATTTACAATTGTAATGAGCGCATTCATTCATGTTGCTGTTGGGCTTGGACTTTTACCAACAACCGGTATAACATTACCGTTTATAAGTTTTGGCGGAACATCCATAATAATATTTTCAATCTCATTAGGGATACTAATTAATATTGCTTTAATATCTGATAAATTCAGAGAAACCAGACGGGCAAGAGCATGAGCAGTAAAAATTATAATTTTATTTTTGCTGCCGGCGGAACCGGTGGACACTTATATCCCGCGGTTGCTGTTGCTGAACAATTAAAATTACTGATGCCAAATTCTAATATTCTTTTTGTAGGGACAAAAAATAAAATTGAAGCAAAAGTTATTCCGCAGCTTGGTTACAAGTTTAAAACAATTTGGATAAGTGGATTTAGAAGAAATTTAACAATTAAGAATTTATTATTTCCAATAAAGTTGGTAATTGGTTCTGTTCAATCGTTCATAATTAATTTTAATTATAAACCTAAAGTTGCAATTGGTGCTGGAGCATATGTTTCAGGTCCAATTATAATAATGGCAAAATTATTTGGAGCTAAAGTTATCTTACTTGAACAAAATAGTTTTCCGGGTGTAACAAATAGAATGCTTGAAAAAAGAGCGGATCAAATACATTTAAGTTTTGAAGATTCAAAAAAATATTTTAAGTATCAAGAAAAATTAAAACTAAGCGGAAACCCAATACGTACAACGTTAAAACTATTTGGTAAAAAAAAATCTTTGCAACATTTCAAATTATCTGAAAATAAAAAAACTTTGCTTGTATTGGGCGGAAGTCTGGGTGCAGCATCAATAAATTTTGCAATAAAAGAAAATTTAAATTTTCTATCAAACAATAATGTCCAGATAATTTGGCAAACTGGTGAATTGTATTATGATGATTATAAATCTCTTACAAATGAAAATGTAAAAATATTTCCCTTTATAACAGAAATGGAAAAAGCATATTCCGCATGCGATTTAATAGTTGCCAGAGCAGGTGCAACAACAATTGCAGAAATTGCATATTTAGGATTACCAGTTTTATTTATTCCTTCTAAAAATGTTGCTGCAAATCATCAATATAAAAATGCTAAATCTTTATCTGATAATTATGCTGCATTGTTAATTGAAGATTCCGAATTGAATCTGAAATTAGGCAGTTTAATTTTAAAATCAATTACGGATGAAATTTTGCTAAATAAATTAAGCAAGAATATAAAAAGTTTTTCGAAACCTAATGCAGCAAAGGTAATTGCAGAAGAAGTAATAAAATTAGCTGAATTAAATAAAAATTAAGAGTGCGTGAATGTTAAAAAATATTATTAAAAAAATTCATTTTGTTGGAATTGGCGGAATAGGAATGAGCGGGTTAGCAGAAATTTTAGTTAATCAAGGATTTAAAGTTTCCGGATCTGATTTATCATTAACAGAAATTACCGAAAGATTGCAGTCAATTGGTGTGGAAATTTTTCAAGGGCATTCCAAAGAAAATATTAAGGATATCGATTTGGTAGTTTATTCATCGGCAGTTAATAAAGAAAATCCGGAAGTTAAAGAAGCAATTGACAGAAAAATTCCAACAATAAAAAGAGCGGAAATGCTTGCTGAAACAATGCGAATGAAAAACGGAATCGGCATTGCGGGAACTCATGGTAAGACAAGTACAACTTCAATGGTTGGATTGGTTTTAACAGAAGGCGGAATTGATCCAACAATTATTGTTGGCGGAAAATTAAGCAGTCTTGGTGGAACCAATGCCAGATTGGGAAACGGTGATTATATTGTTGTAGAAGCTGATGAATTTGATAGAACATTTCTTCAACTTACACCAAGCATTGCAGCTATTACAACTTTAGAGAAAGAACATTTAGATACTTATAAAGATTTGGATGATATCAAATCTGCATTTATACAATTTGCAAACAAAGTTCCTTTTTATGGTTTTGTTGTTTTGTGTTTAGATGAACCGGCACTGCAAGATATCATTCCCCATATTAACAAAACTATTATTACGTATGGCATTTCTCCGCAAGCAGATGTGAAAGCTGTTGATATTAGCTTTGATAAAAACCAAAGTAGCTATACAGTTATTTACAAAGGTGAGGAATTAGGAAAAATAAATTTAAATTTGCCGGGATTACACTACGTTAAAAATTCTCTTGTAGCAGTTACTATTGCAAAAGAAATGGGAATAAGTTTTGAAACTATAAAAAAAGCTCTCGGTGCTTTTTCCGGTGTTTATAGAAGATTTGAAAAAAAATATGATGAGAAAATTTTAGTAGTTGATGATTATGGTCATCATCCAACTGAAACAACCGCAACATTGTTGGGAATAAGAAGCGGATGGAAACGAAGAATAGTTGCAGTATTTCAGCCGCACCTTTATTCAAGAACGAGAGATTTTTACGCAGAATTTGGAAGATCATTTTTAAACTCAGATATTTTTATTTGTACAGATGTTTATCCGGCAAGAGAAAAACCAATTGATGGAATTTCTGGAAAATTAATTGCAGATGCCGCAAAAGATTTTGGTCATAAAAATGTTATTTACGAATCGGATAAAAATAACATACCAAAGTTACTTAACAGCATTGTAAAAAATGATGATATTGTTATTACTCTTGGTGCCGGCGATATTTGGAAATATGGTGAAAAGTTTATTGAAGAATATAAATTAAAACTAAAAGATGAAAACAATAATTAGAATAAAACATTCAATATTATTATTTCTGCTAATTTCAATTGTAGGATTACTTGCATTTTCATTAGAGAGCAGTGATTTAAACTCCATCAATAAATTAGAGATAGAAGGAGCAAATTACTTAACAATCAATCAATATCTTGAAATTGCTAATCTTACTAATTTTAAGAAAGATCCCAATATTAATATTACAGTTATTCAAGATCGTTTGGAAAAACATCCATATATAAATAATGCAGATGTATGGCAGGCTGAACGCGGTGTTATAAAAATTATTTTGTATGAAAAAAAATTGGAAGCTTTACTTTTAACAAATACCAAACAGTTTTTGATAACAAATAAAGCAGAAATAATTCCATTTTTTGCATCCACAAAAAACATTGATCTGCCTGTAATAGTTAATCTTAAAAATGCAAATAACATTTTAGCTTTTCGTAATGCCGGAAAGTTTGAGAATTTAATAAAAGCATTAAATATAATTTCTGCGTCTGAAATTTATGATGAAGAATTAAATAACAGAATTTCTGAAATAAATTTTAACGAAGGGAACGGAATTACACTGACAATTTCCGATTTAGAATTTCCAATTTATCTAGGAGATGACTCAGAAATAGAAAAGACAATTTATTTATCAAAAATCATAAAACACATTCGACGAAATAGATTATTTGAATATATGGATTATCTTGACTTAAGATTTACAGATTTAGTTTACTTGGGTTTTGATAATAAAATAGTTGCTACAGAGGAAACAATATGAAAAAAAATATTATTGCGGGATTGGACTTGGGAACAACAAAAGTCGGTGCTGTTATTGCTGAACAACTTGATAACAAAATTGATATTCTTGGTTTTGGAGTTGCACCATCGGATGGATTAAACAGAGGACTTGTTGCCAATATTGCAAAAACTGCAGAAGCAATAAAACAAGCTATGACTATTGCTGCAAACCGCGCAGATATTGATGTTAGAGCAGTAAACGTTGGTGTTGCAGGCGAACATATTACAAGTTTAAGACATAGAAATTATATTACAATAAATAACCAGGATAAAGAAATAACTCAAGCTGATATTGACAGACTGAAAGCAGATGTTAAAACTATCAGAATTCCGGCTGATCGACAAATACTTCATATAATTCCTGAAGAATTTTATATTGATCATCAAGGCGGAATTGAAAACCCAATTGGAATGTGCGGAAGCAGATTAGAAGCACTCAATCACGTTGTACTTGCTTCAATTCCCGCAATGCAAAACATAAAAAAATCTGTTGAACGAGCCGGATATACCGTTCAAGATTATATACTTCAACCAATTGCATCAAGCGTTTCTGTATTAGAAGAAAATGAAAAAGATCTTGGAGTTGCGCTTATCGATATTGGAGGAGGCACAACTGATATAGCGGTGTTCCATGAAAAAAGTATAAAATATACAAAAGTTATTGGCGTTGCCGGAAATCAGGTTACAAATGATATTAGAGAATCACTTGGAATTGTAACAGAAGAAGCCGAAAAGCTAAAAAAAGAACATGGCTATGCTTTAGAAGAAGCAATTATTAAAGATGAAGATATTTATATAAAGGGTGTTGGTGCGCGCGGAAATATTAAAATTCCGGTTTCACTTCTAACACAAATCATTCATGTAAGAATGAAAGAACTTTTTACTTTGATTGATAATGAATTGCGCCAAGCCGGATTTAAGAATAAAATAAAAGCTGGAATTGTATTGACCGGCGGCGGTTCATTATTAAGTGGTGTAACTGAATTAGCTGAATCTGTATTTGGATTACCAACAAGAATTGGTGTTCCCTTGGATTTAGGTGCTGGATTATCAAACGAAATTGAAAGTCCGGAATTTGCAACTGTTGCAGGTTTAATTAGAGGAATGCCCGGCACAACAAGTTCACAAGCAATGTTCACAATTAAAAATAAAACAAATGTAAAGGATTTAGGAATTTCCAAATTCTTTAAAAAAGTTCAAGAATTTTTTGACGAATTATAAATAAAAATACAACAAGGAGGAATCATGCCCAGTTTTGTAACACTCGATAAGGAAGATATGTTATCAGCCAAACTTAAAGTTGTTGGAGTTGGCGGCGGTGGCTGTAATGCTATTGAAAGTATGATGCAGCGCGGCTTAAAAGGAGTTGAGTATGTTGCTGTAAATACAGATGCTCAAGTTCTTAAAATGAGCAGTGCAAATCATAAAATTCAAATTGGTAACAATATTACAAGAGGGTTAGGCGCAGGAGCTGATCCTAATGTTGGCAGAAAAGCTATTGAAGAAGATAGAGAAAAAATTACAAAAATTCTTGAAGGCAGCGATATGGTTTTCGTTACTGCCGGAATGGGCGGTGGAACCGGAACAGGTGGTGCTCCTGTAGTTGCATCAATTGCAAAAAGTTTAGGTGCATTGGTAATTGGAATTGTTACAAAACCATTTAAGTGGGAAGGTAAACGCAGAATGCTCAATGCTGATGAGGGAATTCATGATTTACGAAGAAGTGTAGATAGTTTAATTGTTATTCCGAATGATAGATTATTAAGCATTTTAGATAAAACTGTTTCCGCAAGAACAGCATTTGAAAAACCAAATGAAGTTTTATACGAAGCCACAAGAGGAATTGCCGATATTATTACAATCCCCGGAATTATAAATGTTGACTTTGCTGATGTTAGATCGGTAATGAATTCGAGCGGTGAAGCTTTAATGGGTGCCGGAACTGCAAGCGGCGAAAATAGAGCAATTGAAGCAGCACAAAAAGCAATTTCATCACCTTTGTTAGATGGAATTAGTATTAAAGGTGCAAAAAACATTTTATTAAATGTCACAGGCTCCGATGATCTTACAATGCAGGAAATTGATGAAGGTAATAAAGTTATTTATGAAGCGGCAGGTGAAGAAGCTAATGTAATATTTGGCTGGGTTGCAAAAGATGAAATGAATGACAGCGTTTCATATACTGTAATTGCAACAGGATTTGGAGCAAGTGCTAAAAAGGAAAGTAAAATAATTAACGAGAAAAAAGAACAAGTCGAAGAAAAAGATAAAAAATTTGCGGGTTATACAGTTGAGAATTTTGAAATTCCAACTGCGTCTGAAGAATTAGATACACCAACAATATTTAGAGTGAAAGGAACCAACAGAATTCTATCTGAAGAAAATCTTGTACCAAGAAGCGGATTTAAAATTGATCAGTTGGATGCATTTGACGGAGTGAAAGTTGAAGATAATAAAGATGAAAAGAAAAACAGAGGTGGTTCATCATTTTTAAGAATGATGATGGACTAATATATTTTTCAAGTTTCAAATAATTAAAAAAAGGCTGTCGTTGATTTCATCCTTGTTGTGGTAATCTCGTCAATTACCATCCGAAATCAGTACAGCCTTTATTTTTTGCGAAATTATAAATAATTTAACAATTTTTAATTACGTCAAATTTCGGTAAATTTATCGCTTAAAAGAAATCAATTTTATGAAAAAAACGATTTTAATATATATTTTTGCAACAATCAGTTATTTTGCTCAGTCAGAATCTCAAGTCGGGTGGATTGCAAAATTTGGCGGAGCCGGAGGTTTTTCTCCAGTAATTTTATTCCCAAATTATGATGAAGTAAATCTTCAAATTTCAAAACTTGGAATGAATAATTTGAGCGGTCCTTTGTATGCTTGGGGCGGAAGCGGCTATGCTTATGTAATGATTATAGATAATTTGAGATTTGGTGGAATTGGATATAGCGGATTTCAAACAGAACAATCAAATGTTAATTCATTTGAAAATGAAGTTGAATATTCTTTAGGCGGCGGCGCAGCAACTATAGAATATACAATGCCTTTTGTAAAAAATATCGCTCTTTCTGTTGGGTTAATGATTGGCGGAGGCAGTTTGGAAATTGATATTTATCAAAATAGAAATGATAATAATTGGGATAATATTTGGGATTTGGCAGCTAATAATGTTGTTGATCAAAACAAAAATTATCAAATTTCAAATTCGTTTTTTCTGTTGGCTCCAACAATAAATGCAGATATTCCGGTTACAAGATTTTTAGCAGTTAGAGCTGGTTTAGGATATCAAATTGCAATCGGTGACAATTGGGAAATTGCAAATCAACAAAAAATAATTAACGTTCCTTCTGGATTAAACGGAAATAGTTTCTTTATTCAAACTGGAATATTTATAGGACTTTTTGCTTTCTAAAAAATTATGAAAAACTTGTTAGTTACCGGCGGTGCCGGATTTATTGGAAGTAATTATATCAATTCACTACTTGGTGAAAGAGATGATTTAAGGATTGTAAATATTGATAAACTTACTTACGCGGGAAATCTTGAAAATCTGCAAAAGGTAGAAAAAAATCCAAACTACACTTTTGTAAAAGGTGATATCGCAAATAAAGAATTGATTGATTATCTTTTTCAAAAATATAAATTTAATTACGTTATTAATTTTGCAGCTGAATCTCATGTAGATAGAAGTATTTTGGGATCGGAAATATTTTTTACGACAAATGTAATTGGTACAAATGTACTTTTAGAAGCAGCAAAAAGATATAATGTTGAAAAATTTCTTCAAATATCAACGGATGAAGTTTATGGAAGTTTGGGCGAAACTGGATTATTTACTGAGCAGACACCGCTTTCTCCTAATAGTCCTTATTCTTCAAGCAAAGCTTCTGCTGATATGATGGCACTTTCTTTTTATCATACCTATGGATTACCAGTTGTTATCACTAGATGTTCAAATAATTACGGACAGTTTCAATTTCCGGAAAAATTAATTCCTTTGATGATAATAAATGCTTTGAATAATAAAAAACTTCCGGTATATGGTGATGGCTTAAATGTTAGAGATTGGATTTATGTTATTGATCATAACAAAGCAATTACACTTGTTTTAGAAAATGGAAAAATAGGAGAAGTTTATAATATTGGCGCAAGTAGAGAAATGAAAAATATCGATATTGTAAAATTGATATTAAATAAATTGGGAAAGGATGAAACGCTTATTGAATATGTTAAAGATAGGCTTGGTCACGATAGAAGATACGCAATAGATTCAACAAAAATTCAAAGTGAATTAGGTTGGTCACCAAAATTTGACTTTGAAAATGCGATAGAAAATACAATAGATTGGTATATTGAAAATAAAAATTGGTGGGAAAAAATTATTTCAGGAAATTATAGAAATTACTATCAAACACAATATGGAACTAGATAAAAAATATGTATAGAAATTTAACTAAGATTTTATTCCTAATATTATTTGTAAATTCATTAGAAGCTCAAATTTCATTAAATGATGGTGGATCATCCAGTTCTAATTCAATTTTAACACTTCAGCAAATTTCTGTTACAATAGGTGGAGAGTTTATTGTTAATGGTACTTTCCCTGCATCCTCAACAGAAAGAGTAGATCATTTTTTATCAAGATTATATAACGAAGCTAAAGTTAGATCTATTTCTTCTGTAAGCGAAGTTTATCAAAAACAATTGTTAGAAGAAGAATTTGCTAAGTTTGCTTGGAGAGGTATTAAACTAATAAGGGTTAGTGGTGATGAAATATTCCTTGACTTAGCAAAATTTAGATTAACAGGGGATTTTAAATATAACCCTTATTTAAAAAATGATGATGTGATTGTTTTCCCGGCACTGGATCTAAGCAGAAACTTTATAGAAATTACTGGAGCAGTTAATAAAATTGAATTAGAAAATAAATTTGAACCATTTAGATTTCAATTTTTGGAAGGTGATAAATTATCTGATGCAATTCAATTTGCTCAGGGAATTAATCTTGCATATGAAAATGTAAAATTTGCTGAAATTTCAAGACTCAATTATAATGGTTTATCAGAAGAAATTATTTTAGTAAATATTTCGGATGATACGAATCTGCATGCTGGGGATAGAATAAGAATTTTAGCTGATGATACTCAAAAGAAAAATTTCAAAATTTTAATTGAAGGAGAAGTAAACCAACCAGGTTATGTTTACATTACTAAAGATAATACTACAATCAAGGAAATTATTGAAAAAGTAGGTGGCTTTAAATTAGGTGCAGATCTTGATAGAGCGGAATTAATACGTGGGGCAAATATTTATAACTCTCCAATTTTTTCCGAAAGGTTTGAAACTATTATGATGCAAAGAATGGCAAATATTGAAATTGAAGATTCACTATCATTTTTGGTTGACAATGAATTAAGATATTCCAGAGGAAACTTATCAATTGATTTCAAGAATATATTAGACAGTAATTCATTAGATAGTAAGTTTATTGTAAAAGACAGAGATTATATTTTTGTTCCAGAAAAAGTAAACTTAGTATATGTATTTGGACAAGTTGCAAGTCCAGGATATATTGAATTTGTTGATGGCAAAAACATTGATTATTATATTGAAAAAGCAGGCGGTATTGGTAAAACAGCCAAAGGAGAAATTTATTTAATTGAGGGTACTACCAGGTCTTGGATAGAAATTGATGAAGATGTATCGTATGACATAAAACCTGGGGATTATATTTGGTTACCTAAAGAACCTCACAGGAGTTTCAATTATTATCTGAATCAAATAGGAAGTATAGCCGGTATTGTTGGAGGTGTTGCAACAGTTATTGTATTGTTGTTACAACTTAAGAAATAAATTTAATTTTTGACAAATAAATAAGGCAATTAATCAATTATGAGTGAATCTAGAGGTTTAGATTTGTTGGATTATCTGGTGTTTATTTTAAAGTGGAAAAAGTTGTTGATATCATTAACAATTTTTACAATTATTTTTTCTTACGTAACAATTTATTTTCTAATAGATGAACAGTTTGAATCAACTTCTGTTGTTATAACTTCTGAAAATGAAAATACTAGTGGATTAGGTTCACTTATGAAGAGTTTTTCAAATCTCCCTATTGGAATACCTGGACTTAGTTCATCTGGTGCTGATACGGATCTTTTTACAACAATAATTTATAGTAGAACCAATTTGCTGAAAATAATTGATCGGTTTGATTTGTATAAAGCATATAAAGAAAAAACAATGGAAGAAACTATAAAGGTTTTAGCTGGAATAATAAATGCTGAGGAAACAAAAGAGGGTGCATATGAGATTAAAATTAGAGACAAGTCGCCACAAAAAGCTGCTGATATGGTTAATTATATTGTGAAACAACTTAATGAAACACTTATTGAATTAAACATTGCTAAGGCTAAAGATAATAGATTATTTATGGAAAAGAGATATGAAGAAATTAAGAGTAGTTTAAAAATTGCAGAAGATTCTTTAGTTATTTATCAGAAAAATAGCGGAATTTTATTAGCCGAAGATCAGTTACAAGCAAGTTTTGAAGCTTATACCAAACTTGAAGCAGAATTAGCTTCGAAACAAGTTGAATATAATATTTTAAAAAAACTATATGGCGAAAATTCCCCGCAAATTGAAGCAGCAAAAATTTCGCTTGAAGAATATCAAATTAAACTAAATAAAATAAAAAATGGAAAAGACGGTTCTAATTTAATACTGTCTTTAACAAACTTGCCACAAAAATCAATGACCTATCTTAGATTCTATCGAGATGTTGAGATATATAACGCAATGTTAGAATTTATTATTCCAGTATATGAACAATCCAGGTTTGATGAACAAAAAAATATACCTCTTTTGCAAGTTATAGACAAAGGTATTCCAGCCGAAAAAAAAGCCTTTCCTCAAAGAGCTTTATTATCAATTTTAATAACAGTTATAGTATTACTAATGGTGCTTTTCATTATTATCATTCGTGAATTATTAGATAAAACAACGAACGATAAGGTTTTATTGATTAAAAACGAGATTTTTAAATTTAAGAAGTACTAAATTTTGAGCACTCATTGGGAACAATAATCGAGAACAATCTAAGATTTTGGGAATTAGATTTTAAATGGAAATTATTTTTATTGAGTTTATTATCTGCAAGTTCTCTTATTTTTTTAATGCAAATAGGTAATGAGTTTCTAATTTTATTTTCAGTTTTAGGTTTAATCACATCTTTAGTTTTTATTTTTAACTTTAAAATTACTTTTGTGTTTTTGCTTGTTTTACTATTTACCCCGTTTCATTTTTTTAGTTTACATTTAATAATATATTTCACTTTTATTCTTTTTATTTCGCTCCTAATCACGCATGAGAAAATTGTATATTCCGAATTTAGAAATACTTATTTATCTGCAATTTTAATTTACGTCATTTTTTGTATTCCTTCTTTTCTTAATACAATTGATCCAATAATGAGTTTATTTAAAGCAAATAACTTAATTGCTATGATTCTAGTTATGACTTCCATACCAATAGTCCTAAAAAGAAGAACTGATCTCTATTTTATTCTTTATATATATCTTTTACTTACAGCTATTGATAGCATTTATGTTATAGTAAACGGGATAATAACCGGTGGGCGTGTTTTTGGATTTTCAGGAGTTTTTTACGTAGATCTAAGTGGAATTGGGGCATTAATTAGTATAATTCTATTTATTTATGAAAGACATATGAAGAAAATTATATTTGGTCTGCTTATGATTTTAATAACTACAGGACTTATATTTACTCAAACAAGAAATGCTTGGCTATCAACAGGTCTCTCATTATTTATAATAATACTTTTATTACTTATAAAGTCTGTTAAATTCTATGTGAAAAAATCTAAAATAATAAAAATATTAACAGTTATTATTGTAACAATTATAGGAATTTATTTTATATCAAGTCAGGCAAGCGCAGGAATAGAAGATAGAATTTCCTCAGAAGAATCATCCCAAGTAATTACAGATGATCCGGGTTCTGTTTCCAGTTCTTATGTTTCTAGGTTATTTATTTGGCATACTGCTTACAATGCCTTTGCTCAACACCCGTTTATTGGTATTGGTTTTTATTCATTTTCTTTTTCATCTCATTTATATTATACTATTCCCAAATCATTTTATAAGACATTTGTTATGGAGCGTACACCACATGTTACTTGGATTGCCGTTTTAACTGAAACTGGAATTGTCGGTTTAATTGGGTTTATCTTTTTAGTTTTTACAATTATTAAAATTGGTATAAAAGAGCTGAACTTGGTAAGTAAACCTGACGATGCTAAAATTACAGTTGTTATTATCGGCATACAACTTTATATACTAATTTCTATGTTTATGACTGATGCGTGGCTTTGGGGACAGCAGGTTGTTCTATGGGGAATAACTTTAGGAATGTCGGTATCAAATTACAATTTATTACTTGCCAACATGAAGCATGCTGAATGAACAGTGAAAGTAAAAATTCTATTTGGTTATCAATTCAATATATAGTCACACTAATTTCGTCTTTAATAATGCTTAAGTTGAATATAACTCATTTCGGTAGTGAAATATTCGGAATCTGGCTATTATTTGCATCAATTTGGGGAACAGGCTCTGCTATAGATTTTGGATTTGGGACTGCTATTATAAAATTTACCGCTCAATTAAAATCTGATGAGAGGAAATTAAACGGATTATTATCATCGAGCTTCTATTTATTTTTAACTTTGGGTATTATTTTATTAGTACTAATAAATTTAATAGGACATATTTTTATAATTTCGGAAGTAGTTCGGTCAGTAGGAAATAACAATTCTGAGCTTATCAATATTTTTACTTTATTAGGTTTTTCCTTTTTAATACAATACGTTTCAATTTTTCTAAAATCAATATTTGAAGGAATGAATGATTTTAAATTAGTAAGTAAAATAACTATTTTTCAATCTCTAACAACACTTTTATTTGTTACAATTATTTACATATTTAACTTATCAATAATTTGGCTTGCTATTGGTTATTTATCCACTTGGTTTATTATTTTATTAGTTTACATTTATTATCTTAAAAATATTCACAAAAGTATAAAAATTAAATTGTCATTTTTCGATTTAAACAATTTGAAAGGAATAGTTGGATTTAGTGTTTCAATACAATTCACTTCCATTTTTACAGCTCTGATAGATCCAGTAATAAAATTTTTAATAGGTAATTATTTAGGTACAAGCCATATTTCCTTTTATGAAATAGCAAGAAGATTTGCCCAAGCAATGTCTGGCTTATTTTTTAACACTTTTAGAATTATACTACCC is a window from the Ignavibacteriota bacterium genome containing:
- the ftsZ gene encoding cell division protein FtsZ, which gives rise to MPSFVTLDKEDMLSAKLKVVGVGGGGCNAIESMMQRGLKGVEYVAVNTDAQVLKMSSANHKIQIGNNITRGLGAGADPNVGRKAIEEDREKITKILEGSDMVFVTAGMGGGTGTGGAPVVASIAKSLGALVIGIVTKPFKWEGKRRMLNADEGIHDLRRSVDSLIVIPNDRLLSILDKTVSARTAFEKPNEVLYEATRGIADIITIPGIINVDFADVRSVMNSSGEALMGAGTASGENRAIEAAQKAISSPLLDGISIKGAKNILLNVTGSDDLTMQEIDEGNKVIYEAAGEEANVIFGWVAKDEMNDSVSYTVIATGFGASAKKESKIINEKKEQVEEKDKKFAGYTVENFEIPTASEELDTPTIFRVKGTNRILSEENLVPRSGFKIDQLDAFDGVKVEDNKDEKKNRGGSSFLRMMMD
- the rfbB gene encoding dTDP-glucose 4,6-dehydratase, which produces MKNLLVTGGAGFIGSNYINSLLGERDDLRIVNIDKLTYAGNLENLQKVEKNPNYTFVKGDIANKELIDYLFQKYKFNYVINFAAESHVDRSILGSEIFFTTNVIGTNVLLEAAKRYNVEKFLQISTDEVYGSLGETGLFTEQTPLSPNSPYSSSKASADMMALSFYHTYGLPVVITRCSNNYGQFQFPEKLIPLMIINALNNKKLPVYGDGLNVRDWIYVIDHNKAITLVLENGKIGEVYNIGASREMKNIDIVKLILNKLGKDETLIEYVKDRLGHDRRYAIDSTKIQSELGWSPKFDFENAIENTIDWYIENKNWWEKIISGNYRNYYQTQYGTR
- a CDS encoding SLBB domain-containing protein; this translates as MYRNLTKILFLILFVNSLEAQISLNDGGSSSSNSILTLQQISVTIGGEFIVNGTFPASSTERVDHFLSRLYNEAKVRSISSVSEVYQKQLLEEEFAKFAWRGIKLIRVSGDEIFLDLAKFRLTGDFKYNPYLKNDDVIVFPALDLSRNFIEITGAVNKIELENKFEPFRFQFLEGDKLSDAIQFAQGINLAYENVKFAEISRLNYNGLSEEIILVNISDDTNLHAGDRIRILADDTQKKNFKILIEGEVNQPGYVYITKDNTTIKEIIEKVGGFKLGADLDRAELIRGANIYNSPIFSERFETIMMQRMANIEIEDSLSFLVDNELRYSRGNLSIDFKNILDSNSLDSKFIVKDRDYIFVPEKVNLVYVFGQVASPGYIEFVDGKNIDYYIEKAGGIGKTAKGEIYLIEGTTRSWIEIDEDVSYDIKPGDYIWLPKEPHRSFNYYLNQIGSIAGIVGGVATVIVLLLQLKK
- a CDS encoding O-antigen ligase family protein; this translates as MSLFKANNLIAMILVMTSIPIVLKRRTDLYFILYIYLLLTAIDSIYVIVNGIITGGRVFGFSGVFYVDLSGIGALISIILFIYERHMKKIIFGLLMILITTGLIFTQTRNAWLSTGLSLFIIILLLLIKSVKFYVKKSKIIKILTVIIVTIIGIYFISSQASAGIEDRISSEESSQVITDDPGSVSSSYVSRLFIWHTAYNAFAQHPFIGIGFYSFSFSSHLYYTIPKSFYKTFVMERTPHVTWIAVLTETGIVGLIGFIFLVFTIIKIGIKELNLVSKPDDAKITVVIIGIQLYILISMFMTDAWLWGQQVVLWGITLGMSVSNYNLLLANMKHAE